TGGTGACGCGCAGGCCGATTCACCTGCGAACCTCCAAGACCGACATGGAAATCAAATGGATCGAGGATTTTCTCGCCCTCGCGCAATATCAAAGCTTTTCCCGGGCGGCTGAATTTCGCAACGTCACGCAATCGGGCTTCAGCCGCCGCATTCAGTCGCTCGAGCAGTGGATCGGCGCCGAGCTGATCGACCGCAGCAGCTTTCCTCCAGTGTTGACGCCGGCGGGGCGCCTCTTTCGCGAGACGGCCGAAGACGTGCTCAGCCGGTTGTTCGACACACGAGCGATTATCCGAACCGAGCAGCGAATTGCCGGCAAGAGCTTGCAGATCGCCGCGGGCCACACGATCGCGCTGAGTTTCCTGCCGGCCTGGCTCAAGGCGCTTGCACCGCATTTCGGCGAGGTGCGCGCGCGCGTCATTCCGACGAACGTCCATGACTCGATCCTGATGCTCGTCAACGGCAACTGCGAGCTCATGTTTGCCTATCACCATCCGGAGCTTCCGCTCCATCTCGACCCGGCGAAGTACGAGCACCTGACCGTGGGCCTCGACACGTTGATGCCGGCGTGCAGGCCAAACCGTCGATCGGCGCCGGCCTTTCGCCTGCCCGGAACGAAGCAGAACCCGCTGCCGCTTATTTCGTATACGGAAACCAGCTACTTCGGGCGGTGCCTCGCGTTGCTGCTCGGTCGCGCAGCGGATGCGCCGGCCTTGCAGTTGCACTACGAGTCCGACATGGCCGAGGTGCTGAAGAAACTCGTGATGGAAGGCGAGGGCGTCGCGTGGCTGCCCAGGAGCGCGATCGCCGCCGAACTGGCGGCCGGCGAACTCGTACCGGCCGGGCCGGCGGCGTGGAACCTGGAAGTCGAGCTGCGCGTATATCGCGACGTGTCCAATCGCAGTGAATTCCTGGACACGCTCTGGCAGCATCTGCGCGCGGAGCCTTCCCGGCTCGTCTAGGGTTTTCCCGCCTTATGCGGAACTCGCATACCGCCATGATGCACCGGCATCATGGTTTTATCGACCGTCCCTACCATTCGTTCCAACGGCAAATGTGACGCGTGGCCCGCGTCGCGCGGCCCTATTCGCAGCGCTCGTCGATCGCCTCCCGGCGGTCGGGCGCCACCCACGGACGGATGGACATGAAAAATCGCCTTACCTTAAGTATTGCAGTCGGCATGATCCTCGGTGTCATCGCCGGCTATGCGTGTCACACGAGCATCTCGGACCCGGGCACGCTCAAGACGATTGCCGGTTATTTCTCGATCGTGACGGACATCTTTCTGCGGCTGATCAAGATGATCATTGCGCCGCTGGTCTTTGCGACGCTCGTTTCCGGTCTCGCGGGCATGGACAGCGGCGAAGACGTCGGGCGCATCGGCCTTCGATCGGTCGGGTGGTTCGTCTGCGCATCGCTGATTTCGCTGGGCCTCGGCCTGGTCATGGCCAATGCGCTGCAGCCTGGAGCCGGTCTGAACCTCACGGAAACCGCGGGCGAGGTCAATGTCGGCTTGAATACCGCCGCGCTGAACGCGAGGGATGTGATCACGCATGCCTTCCCGACCAGCCTGCTCGATGCGATGGCGCGCAACGATATCCTGCAGATTCTGGTGTTCTCGGTCTTTCTCGGCATCGCGCTGAGTGCGCTGAAGCACGACAAGCGGGTCGGCATCGTCATCCAGTCGATCGACGGCATGGTACCGGTGATGTTGCGCCTGACGAACTACGTGATGCGCGCGGCGCCGCTCGGTGTGTTCGGTGCAATTGCTTCGTCGGTCACGCTGCGCGGGCTCGATGTGATCTACACGTACGGAAAGCTGATTGGTTCGTTCTATCTCGGGCTGCTGATCCTCTGGACGATTCTG
The DNA window shown above is from Burkholderia pyrrocinia and carries:
- a CDS encoding LysR substrate-binding domain-containing protein, encoding MEIKWIEDFLALAQYQSFSRAAEFRNVTQSGFSRRIQSLEQWIGAELIDRSSFPPVLTPAGRLFRETAEDVLSRLFDTRAIIRTEQRIAGKSLQIAAGHTIALSFLPAWLKALAPHFGEVRARVIPTNVHDSILMLVNGNCELMFAYHHPELPLHLDPAKYEHLTVGLDTLMPACRPNRRSAPAFRLPGTKQNPLPLISYTETSYFGRCLALLLGRAADAPALQLHYESDMAEVLKKLVMEGEGVAWLPRSAIAAELAAGELVPAGPAAWNLEVELRVYRDVSNRSEFLDTLWQHLRAEPSRLV
- a CDS encoding dicarboxylate/amino acid:cation symporter, whose product is MKNRLTLSIAVGMILGVIAGYACHTSISDPGTLKTIAGYFSIVTDIFLRLIKMIIAPLVFATLVSGLAGMDSGEDVGRIGLRSVGWFVCASLISLGLGLVMANALQPGAGLNLTETAGEVNVGLNTAALNARDVITHAFPTSLLDAMARNDILQILVFSVFLGIALSALKHDKRVGIVIQSIDGMVPVMLRLTNYVMRAAPLGVFGAIASSVTLRGLDVIYTYGKLIGSFYLGLLILWTILIGVGYLFLGRRVGGLLKAVREPALIAFSTASSEAAYPRLTEQLEKFGVDKKVVGFTLPLGYAFNLDGSMMYQAFAAIFIAQAFGVHMPLSQQIFMLLILMLSSKGMASVPRGSVVVVAAVAPMFHLPAAGVAMVLAIDQILDMGRTMTNVIGNSVATAVIAKWEGRRAAKSSDAVFDRSELNA